CTGCCAATACACAATAGATATTAGTTCTTTTTCTGCAAAAACAGCtgtttcaaaattttatcaaacactttatGTTTCTTGTTTAGTATTGAAAGACAAAAATAGTTccgaaaaatgaaaacaaacgaGCACTTATTACATTCAAACGAAAGATTAGAGATTCAATGAATGAAATTTAATATATGAATCTCTCAAGAAAAAAGAAGATTTAATAGATGAACATCAAAATGATTGTTTTTTGCTAAAATTTTGGCATCTATTTGTCTTTCCTTCTTCCCTCACTTTTGCTacgaaaaaaaagtaaaaaattctttgattttttctaaattaaattctaatcagaaaataattttttttaattatttaattacttaATTTATCCAAGTAAATGAGACTATTTGTATCCTTTATATCTAACACATCCTAAACCAAaatattctctctctctctctctcactcctcaAAAGAAAAACCAGAAGCAACACTCCaacaaagaaaaacaaattCTACCATGGCAGAGAGGGTCTACCCTTCTGCTAAACCCATCCCCAACACCGCCCTCAACTCCACCGGAGCCGCCGCTGCCTCCGCCTTCCCAGCCACCAAAGCCCAACTCTATGGTGCAACCCGTCCAGCCTACCGTCCTTCCCCCCTACGCAAACGCAGTCGCCGTAGTTTATGCTGTGCTTGTTGTCTCTGGATAACCTTAATCATCTTCATCCTCCTCTTCCTCGCCGCCGCAGCCGGTGCTATCGTCTACGTCATTTACCGTCCTCACCGTCCTACCTTCGCCGTCTCCGGCTTCAAAATCTCCTCCCTAAACCTCACCTCAAATTCACATCTAATTACCAACATCAACATCAATATAACCACAAAAAACCCTAACAAGAAGCTAATTTACATCTACAACCCTACCGCAATTTCAATTACTACCGTTAAGGATGAGATTTTCATCGGAAACGGATCGGTGCCTTCTTTTGTGCATCGGACGAAGAACACTACTCTGTTGAAAGCCGCCATTAGAAGTAACAGTAATCAGCCGCTGGATGATGTTTCGGCGAGTCAATTGAAATCGGAATTGAAGAGTAAGAAGGGTTTGAATTTGAAGATTGAATTGGAGACGAAGGTGAAAGTGAAAATGGATGGATTGAAAAGTCCTAAAGTTGGGATTAGAGTGACTTGTGATGGGATTAAAGCGACTGTTCCGACTGGAAAAACTGCGACTTCTGCATCTGTTTCGAATGCTAAATGTGAAGTTGATCTGAGAATCAAGATCTGGAAATGGACTTTCTGAGATGGATTAAGGGGGAAAAAAGGTGTGATATGTTAatttttgttctttcttttgttatttttttttagatttaatttcatatattttcATATAGTCTGtaaatgaaaaagtttggtaagtgatgattttgtatttttaggtTGCAGAAAAATTATATTCTATGagagattttgatttttttaatatttttgtttagTATTGGTTTTTAATTCATAAATTTcctgttttaattttttcacataattaatttattaagtaattaaaattaaaggaTTTCTGTGGCCTGCCATTCTAGCTATAGTAGTGCAAACCATCTACGAAGCCGATAGTAAATCCAAAAAAAGAATCTACGAGTCTGACAGTAGATATTGTAACG
The window above is part of the Euphorbia lathyris chromosome 3, ddEupLath1.1, whole genome shotgun sequence genome. Proteins encoded here:
- the LOC136222942 gene encoding NDR1/HIN1-like protein 6; the protein is MAERVYPSAKPIPNTALNSTGAAAASAFPATKAQLYGATRPAYRPSPLRKRSRRSLCCACCLWITLIIFILLFLAAAAGAIVYVIYRPHRPTFAVSGFKISSLNLTSNSHLITNININITTKNPNKKLIYIYNPTAISITTVKDEIFIGNGSVPSFVHRTKNTTLLKAAIRSNSNQPLDDVSASQLKSELKSKKGLNLKIELETKVKVKMDGLKSPKVGIRVTCDGIKATVPTGKTATSASVSNAKCEVDLRIKIWKWTF